The following coding sequences lie in one Arachis ipaensis cultivar K30076 chromosome B03, Araip1.1, whole genome shotgun sequence genomic window:
- the LOC107633622 gene encoding TMV resistance protein N-like, whose protein sequence is MQRVSATLCHKMAHPACDVFINHRGIDTKRNIAGLLYDRLTAMGVRSFLDSMNMKPGDRLFQHIDRAIVGSKVGVAVFSPRYCESYFCLHELALLMESKKRVIPIFYNVKPSQLVVKDNKTCPAKELRRFSLALEEAKYTVGLTFDPLKGDWSEMLKDASEAVIMNLLEVDEEESKRMKRRP, encoded by the exons ATGCAGCGTGTATCAGCAACGTTGTGCCACAAGATGGCTCACCCGGCATGCGATGTTTTCATCAACCACCGTGGCATCGACACCAAAAGGAACATTGCCGGCTTGTTGTATGACCGGTTAACGGCAATGGGTGTCAGGAGTTTTTTGGACAGCATGAACATGAAACCGGGGGACAGGCTCTTTCAACATATTGATAGGGCCATTGTCGGAAGCAAGGTTGGCGTCGCTGTATTTTCGCCGCGCTATTGCGAGTCCTACTTTTGTCTCCATGAGCTCGCTCTGCTCATGGAGTCAAAGAAGAGGGTTATCCCCATCTTCTACAATGTTAAGCCTTCACAGCTCGTCGTCAAGGACAACAAGACTTGTCCGGCGAAAGAGCTGCGGAGGTTTAGTTTGGCGCTTGAGGAAGCTAAATATACCGTTGGATTAACGTTTGATCCTTTAAAAGG GGACTGGTCGGAGATGTTAAAAGACGCTTCAGAAGCAGTGATAATGAACTTACTTGAAGTTGATGAGGAAGAGAGTAAGCGCATGAAGAGGAGGCcttga